A DNA window from Linepithema humile isolate Giens D197 chromosome 6, Lhum_UNIL_v1.0, whole genome shotgun sequence contains the following coding sequences:
- the LOC105678290 gene encoding protein fem-1 homolog CG6966 isoform X3, with protein sequence MACRNGHYDVAEYLIEKCGADVEQPGSVVFEGETIEGAPPLWCAAAAGHLALVKLLVRRGAKVNSITKTNSTPLRAACFDGHYDIVKFLVQHGADIEMANRHGHTCLMIACYRGHVKIAKFLLALKADANRKSVKGNTALHDCAESGSLEILKVLVEHGAQMDVDSYGMTPLLAAAVTGHTHIVEYLIGVPQLFSRKERIDALELLGATYVDKKRDMIGALQFWKRAMDERYRGDGPVISKPESPPPVAAYDFAREVTTPEDLDDLLADPDEMRMQALVIRERILGPAHPDTSYYIRYRGAVYADAGKFCRCIELWNYALDMQQSMLEPLNPMTQSSLFSFTELFSFMVGEEGRQTARGRRVPPVKREDLLRVFEKAVNEVGKGKQLLDKMGDLACERDLTFLNRVLVITLHLACLLTRETGEKDSEEYITLHKEIYKLIRINAKGKQGRDALQLIHSEDGALVGRYPTCKFPSPHLTKALLRVGADVAAKDNDGNTALHLAALLRPWQPNLSIDLLNAGAHLDAVNKDGKTFEMLLCDKQLYDSIQPLRYTTLACLAARVVKRTQGISRVPHHLRAFVEMH encoded by the exons ATGGCATGCCGGAACGGGCATTATGATGTGGCAGAGTACCTGATTGAAAAATGTGGGGCGGATGTGGAGCAGCCTGGATCAG TTGTTTTCGAGGGCGAGACAATCGAGGGTGCACCACCCTTGTGGTGCGCAGCAGCCGCTGGTCACCTAGCACTAGTAAAACTCCTGGTGCGACGAGGAGCTAAAGTAAACTCAATCACGAAAACAAACTCCACGCCTCTGCGGGCCGCATGCTTCGACGGACACTATGATATCGTTAAGTTTCTAGTGCAACACGGAGCAG ATATCGAGATGGCTAATCGTCACGGACATACATGTTTGATGATCGCGTGCTATCGGGGTCACGTCAAAATCGCAAAGTTCCTACTCGCCCTGAAAGCAGACGCGAACCGCAAGTCCGTGAAAGGCAATACGGCTCTACATGACTGCGCTGAGAGTGGATCCTTAGAGATACTGAAGGTACTCGTCGAGCACGGTGCACAGATGGACGTCGACTCCTACGGGATGACGCCACTCCTCGCGGCAGCAGTAACAG GTCACACGCATATCGTCGAATACCTCATAGGCGTTCCGCAATTGTTCAGCAGGAAGGAGCGTATCGACGCGCTGGAGCTGCTCGGGGCTACGTATGTGGACAAAAAAAGGGACATGATAGGCGCTTTACAATTCTGGAAACGAGCCATGGATGAGCG GTATCGAGGAGATGGCCCGGTAATATCGAAACCCGAATCTCCGCCCCCTGTAGCCGCTTACGATTTCGCCCGAGAAGTGACCACACCCGAAGATCTAGACGATCTGCTGGCAGATCCCGATGAGATGCGCATGCAGGCGTTGGTGATTAGAGAACGAATATTAGGTCCGGCTCATCCGGACACGAGCTACTACATCAGGTACCGCGGAGCGGTTTACGCTGACGCGGGTAAATTCTGTCGCTGTATCGAACTGTGGAACTACGCCCTCGACATGCAACAGAGCATGTTGGAGCCGCTGAATCCTATGACGCAGAGCTCTCTATTCAGTTTCACCGAACTATTCAGCTTCATGGTGGGCGAAGAAGGTAGACAAACAGCCAGAGGTCGTCGGGTACCGCCGGTGAAGAGAGAAGACCTCTTGAGAGTCTTCGAGAAGGCT GTTAACGAAGTGGGAAAAGGAAAGCAGCTGTTGGACAAGATGGGCGATCTGGCGTGCGAGCGAGACCTAACTTTCTTAAACAGGGTCCTCGTCATCACCTTGCATTTGGCGTGCTTGTTAACGCGCGAGACCGGGGAGAAAGATAGCGAGGAGTACATCACTTTACACAAGGAAATCTACAAGCTAATCCGAATAAACGCCAAAGGCAAACAG GGCCGCGATGCACTACAGTTGATCCATAGCGAGGACGGTGCGTTGGTCGGCAGGTATCCCACTTGCAAATTCCCTTCACCTCACTTGACCAAGGCCTTGCTGAGAGTAGGCGCGGACGTGGCGGCTAAGGATAACGACGGAAACACGGCTCTTCACTTGGCCGCCCTACTGCGCCCTTGGCAACCGAATCTATCGATCGATCTGCTCAATGCCGGTGCGCATCTTGACGCGGTTAACAAGGACGGTAAAACGTTCGAAATGCTGTTGTGCGACAAGCAACTTTACGACTCGATCCAACCGTTGAGATACACCACACTCGCATGTTTGGCCGCGCGAGTAGTCAAAAGGACGCAGGGGATCAGCAGAGTACCTCATCATCTTCGTGCTTTCGTCGAGATGCACTAG
- the LOC105678290 gene encoding protein fem-1 homolog CG6966 isoform X1 — protein MDFKSVVYNAARDGKLKRLKVFLEHRGKDEVGQLVGAKTHGATPLVMACRNGHYDVAEYLIEKCGADVEQPGSVVFEGETIEGAPPLWCAAAAGHLALVKLLVRRGAKVNSITKTNSTPLRAACFDGHYDIVKFLVQHGADIEMANRHGHTCLMIACYRGHVKIAKFLLALKADANRKSVKGNTALHDCAESGSLEILKVLVEHGAQMDVDSYGMTPLLAAAVTGHTHIVEYLIGVPQLFSRKERIDALELLGATYVDKKRDMIGALQFWKRAMDERYRGDGPVISKPESPPPVAAYDFAREVTTPEDLDDLLADPDEMRMQALVIRERILGPAHPDTSYYIRYRGAVYADAGKFCRCIELWNYALDMQQSMLEPLNPMTQSSLFSFTELFSFMVGEEGRQTARGRRVPPVKREDLLRVFEKAVNEVGKGKQLLDKMGDLACERDLTFLNRVLVITLHLACLLTRETGEKDSEEYITLHKEIYKLIRINAKGKQGRDALQLIHSEDGALVGRYPTCKFPSPHLTKALLRVGADVAAKDNDGNTALHLAALLRPWQPNLSIDLLNAGAHLDAVNKDGKTFEMLLCDKQLYDSIQPLRYTTLACLAARVVKRTQGISRVPHHLRAFVEMH, from the exons ATGGATTTTAAGAGCGTGGTGTATAACGCTGCGAGGGACGGCAAACTCAAACGGCTCAAG GTGTTCTTGGAGCATCGGGGCAAGGATGAGGTAGGGCAGTTGGTCGGAGCCAAAACCCATGGCGCAACGCCCTTAGTCATGGCATGCCGGAACGGGCATTATGATGTGGCAGAGTACCTGATTGAAAAATGTGGGGCGGATGTGGAGCAGCCTGGATCAG TTGTTTTCGAGGGCGAGACAATCGAGGGTGCACCACCCTTGTGGTGCGCAGCAGCCGCTGGTCACCTAGCACTAGTAAAACTCCTGGTGCGACGAGGAGCTAAAGTAAACTCAATCACGAAAACAAACTCCACGCCTCTGCGGGCCGCATGCTTCGACGGACACTATGATATCGTTAAGTTTCTAGTGCAACACGGAGCAG ATATCGAGATGGCTAATCGTCACGGACATACATGTTTGATGATCGCGTGCTATCGGGGTCACGTCAAAATCGCAAAGTTCCTACTCGCCCTGAAAGCAGACGCGAACCGCAAGTCCGTGAAAGGCAATACGGCTCTACATGACTGCGCTGAGAGTGGATCCTTAGAGATACTGAAGGTACTCGTCGAGCACGGTGCACAGATGGACGTCGACTCCTACGGGATGACGCCACTCCTCGCGGCAGCAGTAACAG GTCACACGCATATCGTCGAATACCTCATAGGCGTTCCGCAATTGTTCAGCAGGAAGGAGCGTATCGACGCGCTGGAGCTGCTCGGGGCTACGTATGTGGACAAAAAAAGGGACATGATAGGCGCTTTACAATTCTGGAAACGAGCCATGGATGAGCG GTATCGAGGAGATGGCCCGGTAATATCGAAACCCGAATCTCCGCCCCCTGTAGCCGCTTACGATTTCGCCCGAGAAGTGACCACACCCGAAGATCTAGACGATCTGCTGGCAGATCCCGATGAGATGCGCATGCAGGCGTTGGTGATTAGAGAACGAATATTAGGTCCGGCTCATCCGGACACGAGCTACTACATCAGGTACCGCGGAGCGGTTTACGCTGACGCGGGTAAATTCTGTCGCTGTATCGAACTGTGGAACTACGCCCTCGACATGCAACAGAGCATGTTGGAGCCGCTGAATCCTATGACGCAGAGCTCTCTATTCAGTTTCACCGAACTATTCAGCTTCATGGTGGGCGAAGAAGGTAGACAAACAGCCAGAGGTCGTCGGGTACCGCCGGTGAAGAGAGAAGACCTCTTGAGAGTCTTCGAGAAGGCT GTTAACGAAGTGGGAAAAGGAAAGCAGCTGTTGGACAAGATGGGCGATCTGGCGTGCGAGCGAGACCTAACTTTCTTAAACAGGGTCCTCGTCATCACCTTGCATTTGGCGTGCTTGTTAACGCGCGAGACCGGGGAGAAAGATAGCGAGGAGTACATCACTTTACACAAGGAAATCTACAAGCTAATCCGAATAAACGCCAAAGGCAAACAG GGCCGCGATGCACTACAGTTGATCCATAGCGAGGACGGTGCGTTGGTCGGCAGGTATCCCACTTGCAAATTCCCTTCACCTCACTTGACCAAGGCCTTGCTGAGAGTAGGCGCGGACGTGGCGGCTAAGGATAACGACGGAAACACGGCTCTTCACTTGGCCGCCCTACTGCGCCCTTGGCAACCGAATCTATCGATCGATCTGCTCAATGCCGGTGCGCATCTTGACGCGGTTAACAAGGACGGTAAAACGTTCGAAATGCTGTTGTGCGACAAGCAACTTTACGACTCGATCCAACCGTTGAGATACACCACACTCGCATGTTTGGCCGCGCGAGTAGTCAAAAGGACGCAGGGGATCAGCAGAGTACCTCATCATCTTCGTGCTTTCGTCGAGATGCACTAG
- the LOC105678290 gene encoding protein fem-1 homolog CG6966 isoform X2: MEPNDNELFTRVFLEHRGKDEVGQLVGAKTHGATPLVMACRNGHYDVAEYLIEKCGADVEQPGSVVFEGETIEGAPPLWCAAAAGHLALVKLLVRRGAKVNSITKTNSTPLRAACFDGHYDIVKFLVQHGADIEMANRHGHTCLMIACYRGHVKIAKFLLALKADANRKSVKGNTALHDCAESGSLEILKVLVEHGAQMDVDSYGMTPLLAAAVTGHTHIVEYLIGVPQLFSRKERIDALELLGATYVDKKRDMIGALQFWKRAMDERYRGDGPVISKPESPPPVAAYDFAREVTTPEDLDDLLADPDEMRMQALVIRERILGPAHPDTSYYIRYRGAVYADAGKFCRCIELWNYALDMQQSMLEPLNPMTQSSLFSFTELFSFMVGEEGRQTARGRRVPPVKREDLLRVFEKAVNEVGKGKQLLDKMGDLACERDLTFLNRVLVITLHLACLLTRETGEKDSEEYITLHKEIYKLIRINAKGKQGRDALQLIHSEDGALVGRYPTCKFPSPHLTKALLRVGADVAAKDNDGNTALHLAALLRPWQPNLSIDLLNAGAHLDAVNKDGKTFEMLLCDKQLYDSIQPLRYTTLACLAARVVKRTQGISRVPHHLRAFVEMH; this comes from the exons ATGGAGCCGAACGATAACGAGTTATTTACGCGG GTGTTCTTGGAGCATCGGGGCAAGGATGAGGTAGGGCAGTTGGTCGGAGCCAAAACCCATGGCGCAACGCCCTTAGTCATGGCATGCCGGAACGGGCATTATGATGTGGCAGAGTACCTGATTGAAAAATGTGGGGCGGATGTGGAGCAGCCTGGATCAG TTGTTTTCGAGGGCGAGACAATCGAGGGTGCACCACCCTTGTGGTGCGCAGCAGCCGCTGGTCACCTAGCACTAGTAAAACTCCTGGTGCGACGAGGAGCTAAAGTAAACTCAATCACGAAAACAAACTCCACGCCTCTGCGGGCCGCATGCTTCGACGGACACTATGATATCGTTAAGTTTCTAGTGCAACACGGAGCAG ATATCGAGATGGCTAATCGTCACGGACATACATGTTTGATGATCGCGTGCTATCGGGGTCACGTCAAAATCGCAAAGTTCCTACTCGCCCTGAAAGCAGACGCGAACCGCAAGTCCGTGAAAGGCAATACGGCTCTACATGACTGCGCTGAGAGTGGATCCTTAGAGATACTGAAGGTACTCGTCGAGCACGGTGCACAGATGGACGTCGACTCCTACGGGATGACGCCACTCCTCGCGGCAGCAGTAACAG GTCACACGCATATCGTCGAATACCTCATAGGCGTTCCGCAATTGTTCAGCAGGAAGGAGCGTATCGACGCGCTGGAGCTGCTCGGGGCTACGTATGTGGACAAAAAAAGGGACATGATAGGCGCTTTACAATTCTGGAAACGAGCCATGGATGAGCG GTATCGAGGAGATGGCCCGGTAATATCGAAACCCGAATCTCCGCCCCCTGTAGCCGCTTACGATTTCGCCCGAGAAGTGACCACACCCGAAGATCTAGACGATCTGCTGGCAGATCCCGATGAGATGCGCATGCAGGCGTTGGTGATTAGAGAACGAATATTAGGTCCGGCTCATCCGGACACGAGCTACTACATCAGGTACCGCGGAGCGGTTTACGCTGACGCGGGTAAATTCTGTCGCTGTATCGAACTGTGGAACTACGCCCTCGACATGCAACAGAGCATGTTGGAGCCGCTGAATCCTATGACGCAGAGCTCTCTATTCAGTTTCACCGAACTATTCAGCTTCATGGTGGGCGAAGAAGGTAGACAAACAGCCAGAGGTCGTCGGGTACCGCCGGTGAAGAGAGAAGACCTCTTGAGAGTCTTCGAGAAGGCT GTTAACGAAGTGGGAAAAGGAAAGCAGCTGTTGGACAAGATGGGCGATCTGGCGTGCGAGCGAGACCTAACTTTCTTAAACAGGGTCCTCGTCATCACCTTGCATTTGGCGTGCTTGTTAACGCGCGAGACCGGGGAGAAAGATAGCGAGGAGTACATCACTTTACACAAGGAAATCTACAAGCTAATCCGAATAAACGCCAAAGGCAAACAG GGCCGCGATGCACTACAGTTGATCCATAGCGAGGACGGTGCGTTGGTCGGCAGGTATCCCACTTGCAAATTCCCTTCACCTCACTTGACCAAGGCCTTGCTGAGAGTAGGCGCGGACGTGGCGGCTAAGGATAACGACGGAAACACGGCTCTTCACTTGGCCGCCCTACTGCGCCCTTGGCAACCGAATCTATCGATCGATCTGCTCAATGCCGGTGCGCATCTTGACGCGGTTAACAAGGACGGTAAAACGTTCGAAATGCTGTTGTGCGACAAGCAACTTTACGACTCGATCCAACCGTTGAGATACACCACACTCGCATGTTTGGCCGCGCGAGTAGTCAAAAGGACGCAGGGGATCAGCAGAGTACCTCATCATCTTCGTGCTTTCGTCGAGATGCACTAG